The segment ACGTCTTCCGCAACGCGCTGGTGCCGATCGTGTCGCTGGCGGGCCTGAGGATCGGGCAGATCGTGGGGTATGCGCTGGTCGTAGAGACCATATTCGGCTGGCCCGGCCTGGGGCAGGTGCTGGTCAACGCCGTGCTGAGGCGCGACTACCCGGTGGCGCAGTTCTTCTCGCTGGTGCTGATCACCATCGTCCTGCTGTCCAACTGGCTGGCCGATGTCGGATACACGGTCGTCAACCCCCGCCTGCGGAGAAGCTGAGGTGACAACTATGACCGATCAGGGTGGCCGGCCATCCGGCGGTGACCGGCCGGCAACCGCCCCGTTGCTCTCGATCGACGGGCTTCGCACCATGGTCAGCACCAGGAGGGAGTCGTTCGACGTGGTGCGTGGCCTGTCGCTCGACATCTACCCCAACGAGGTGCTCTGCCTGGTGGGCGAGAGCGGCTGTGGTAAGAGCATCACCGCGCTGTCCATCATGCGCCTGCTACCCACCCCGCCGGTGCGGGTCCGCGAAGGGACGATCCGGTTTCGCGGCGAGGATCTGCTGAGCGTGAGCGGCAGGCGGATGCGCAGCATCCGGGCCGATTCCATCTCGATGATCTTCCAGGATCCGCTCACCTCCCTGGACCCGGTGTTCACGGTGGGGGACGTGATCGTCGAGGTCATAAGGGCCCACCGGGACATGACCAAGGTGGAAGCCCGCCAACTGGCCGGGGACGCCCTCACCAAGGTGGGCCTGCCCGATCCGATCTCCCAGCTCGACTCGTACCCCCACCAGCTCTCGGGCGGTATGCGGCAGCGGGTGATGATCGCCATGGCCCTCGTGCTGGACCCCGACATCCTGATCGCCGACGAGCCGACCACCGCGCTCGATGTGACCGTCCAGGCCCAGATCCTCGACCAACTCGTCACGGAGCAGCGGGAGCGCAGCATGGCCATGCTCCTCATCACCCACGACCTGGCGGTGGTGGCCGCGGTGGCCGACCGGGTCGCGGTCATGTACGCCGGCGAGATCGTGGAGCAGGCCCCGGTGGACGAGTTGTTCGAGGACCCGCGCCATCCCTACACCCAGGGCCTGCTCCGGGCATTGCCCAAGGTGAGCACCACCCGCCGGCGCCTGGATCCGATCCCGGGCCTGGTCCCGTCCCTCCAGATGATGCCGCCCGGGTGCGCCTTCGCGCCGCGCTGTCCCCATGCTCTCGACCGGTGCTGGACCGAGCAGCCGGAGCTGGCCGCTGACCAGGAGGGCCGGTTCTTCCGGTGCTTCAACCCTCAGCCGTTCGCCGGTTGATGCCGGCGGCGCCGGTCCCCGTCGCCATCCGGCTTCCAGACGGGCTGGTTCTCCGCGGCCACGAGTGGCCGGTGGACGGACCGGCGGTCGTGTTCCTGCACGACCACGGAGACGACCTCGATGCCTGGGGTCCGCTCACCGCCAGAGTGGCTTCCCAAGGGTTCCGGGTGATCAGCGTGGAGCTGAGAGGCCACGGCCTGTCGGACGGCGATGCGGATCCCGGCCTGCTGGGACAGGATGTCCCGGCCCTGCTGGGGGAGACCACCGCCTCATTCGGCCCCGTGGCGCTGGTCGCCTACGGTCGGGTCACCGAGGCCCTGCTGTTCGCCGACAAGGATCAGGGAGCGCCCGTCCAGGTCATGATCAGCCCGCTGCCGGATGCGCCTCGAGAGATTGACTGGCGCACCACCCGCTCCGCCATGCGCCTGGTCGTCAAGGGCGCGCTCAACGAGGAAGTCGAGCGCCACGTCGGCTTCATCTACCCGAGGATGAGAGGCCCCAAGCTCCAGGTGAGCGGTGCCAGCGACGCCACCGGCCCGTCACTGCTGGAGGACCAGCCCCAGCTTTTCGAGCACATGGTGACCTTCCTCCGCCGCTACCTGATCGGCCACCACCTGGCCTGGATCGCCGACCACACCGACCAGATCCAAGA is part of the bacterium genome and harbors:
- a CDS encoding ABC transporter ATP-binding protein, which encodes MTDQGGRPSGGDRPATAPLLSIDGLRTMVSTRRESFDVVRGLSLDIYPNEVLCLVGESGCGKSITALSIMRLLPTPPVRVREGTIRFRGEDLLSVSGRRMRSIRADSISMIFQDPLTSLDPVFTVGDVIVEVIRAHRDMTKVEARQLAGDALTKVGLPDPISQLDSYPHQLSGGMRQRVMIAMALVLDPDILIADEPTTALDVTVQAQILDQLVTEQRERSMAMLLITHDLAVVAAVADRVAVMYAGEIVEQAPVDELFEDPRHPYTQGLLRALPKVSTTRRRLDPIPGLVPSLQMMPPGCAFAPRCPHALDRCWTEQPELAADQEGRFFRCFNPQPFAG